A region from the Mucilaginibacter sp. CSA2-8R genome encodes:
- a CDS encoding DUF6377 domain-containing protein codes for MKFIHVLFLLVVLSPAAFAFPKNVDMLEKLKAEINKKSTYDQQKEVTIRQLKTALKSVPANNKAAQFDWCNRIYSEYKSYQYDSAFVYVNRMQALSEQLKDKGKMYSSKIKTAFILLSSGMFKETFDNLAGIDIRYLSDSAKQEYYLIMMRGNYDLANYDNDNHYSPAYNALGNKYIDLAITASQPNSFDRLYLEGYKNLKKNNNTQAEAIFNRLLKGKLNRHQYAIVASTLSKLYMGSPSQKQKGINLLIDAVIADIQSSTKETVALLWLAENLYKDGDAKNAYELIQQAMADAEFYGARQRQFQISTLLPIVAAQQLTYSEKERTRLLTYFVFLTALAVVIVVFTVLLFKQLKKVQAKEKIIEDKNIELEAINTKLQEDTRIKEDYIGYFFNVISGYISKLEKLKHSIDTKLSIKKYEDIQITINNINIKKERETLFYTFDHVFLKIFPNFITSFNALFNEKDQIWPKEHEVLTTDLRIFALMRLGITDVQAIANILEYSEKTIYVYKMRLKAKALIHGDDFDARIMAIKAVDVP; via the coding sequence ATGAAGTTTATTCACGTGTTGTTTTTATTGGTGGTTTTAAGCCCTGCAGCCTTTGCATTTCCAAAAAACGTGGATATGTTAGAAAAGCTCAAGGCCGAAATCAATAAAAAAAGCACTTACGATCAGCAAAAAGAGGTGACTATCCGCCAACTTAAAACAGCTTTAAAGTCGGTACCGGCCAACAACAAGGCAGCACAATTTGACTGGTGTAATCGTATATACAGCGAATACAAGTCATACCAATATGATTCGGCTTTTGTGTATGTAAACCGCATGCAGGCGCTAAGTGAGCAGTTGAAGGATAAGGGCAAAATGTACAGCAGTAAAATTAAAACTGCATTCATCCTGTTATCGTCGGGCATGTTTAAAGAAACCTTCGATAACTTAGCCGGCATCGATATCCGCTATTTATCAGACAGCGCCAAGCAGGAATACTACCTGATTATGATGCGTGGCAATTATGATTTAGCCAATTACGACAACGACAACCATTACTCCCCGGCTTACAATGCGTTAGGTAACAAATATATTGATCTGGCCATTACGGCCAGTCAGCCCAATTCGTTCGACCGCTTGTACCTCGAAGGTTATAAAAACCTCAAAAAAAACAATAACACTCAGGCCGAGGCTATATTTAACCGATTGCTTAAAGGCAAGCTTAACCGCCACCAGTACGCCATCGTTGCCTCTACCTTAAGTAAACTTTACATGGGTTCCCCGTCGCAAAAGCAGAAGGGTATCAATCTGCTCATTGACGCTGTTATAGCCGATATTCAATCATCTACTAAAGAAACAGTTGCGTTGTTATGGCTTGCCGAAAACCTTTATAAAGATGGCGATGCCAAAAACGCCTACGAGCTGATACAGCAAGCCATGGCCGATGCCGAATTTTATGGCGCCCGTCAACGCCAGTTCCAAATCAGTACCTTATTGCCCATTGTTGCGGCACAACAGCTAACATACTCTGAAAAAGAACGCACCCGTTTGCTCACTTACTTTGTATTTCTTACTGCCTTAGCGGTGGTAATTGTGGTGTTTACCGTATTGTTATTTAAACAATTAAAGAAAGTACAAGCCAAAGAAAAAATTATTGAGGACAAGAACATTGAACTGGAAGCTATTAACACAAAGTTGCAGGAGGATACCCGTATTAAAGAAGATTACATTGGTTACTTTTTCAATGTAATTTCGGGTTACATATCCAAGTTAGAAAAACTAAAGCATTCTATTGACACCAAGCTATCCATTAAAAAATACGAAGATATTCAAATCACGATTAACAATATCAACATCAAGAAAGAACGCGAAACTTTGTTCTACACATTCGACCACGTGTTCCTGAAAATATTCCCGAATTTTATTACGTCTTTTAACGCATTGTTTAACGAGAAAGACCAAATATGGCCGAAAGAGCACGAGGTATTAACCACCGACCTGCGCATTTTTGCACTGATGCGTTTAGGCATTACCGATGTACAGGCCATAGCCAACATATTGGAATATTCCGAAAAAACTATCTATGTATATAAAATGCGCCTCAAAGCCAAGGCCCTGATTCATGGCGATGACTTTGATGCGCGTATTATGGCTATTAAGGCTGTTGACGTGCCTTAG
- a CDS encoding NPCBM/NEW2 domain-containing protein — protein sequence MKRSLKFAAPLLLSAALSLTANAQQQKKDNSITKTNFHAWAPTPPMGWNSWDCFGPTVTEDEVKANADYMAAHLKSSGWNYVVVDIRWFVSNDKANGYNQTDPQYNIDEYGRFTPAVNRFPSAAGGKGFKPLADYLHAKGLKFGIHIMRGVPVIAVNRGLPVKGTNVTAKDIYSTKDQCKWLRDMYTIVPGKPGAQEYYNSIFELYASWGLDFVKIDDLSSPIYFEGEVDMIRKAINRTGRKIVLSTSPGETPLAHASHVRANANMWRTVGDFWDSWEQLKEHFEVFDRWNKWRAYGAYPDGDMLPMGHIGIRAERGAPRMTRFTRDEQYTMMTLWGIFKSPMMFGGNLPDNDAFTDSLLTNKGMLAVLKNSTNNRPLFNHPDQAAWTADEPGTGAKYLAVFNKTDKQLADPAKAIWKSHVINRQTPAQSEIIDVDLKGAKKLYLVADNSSDGIDWDHTDWINPVVYNDKDTLQLTQLKWLQAKSGWGSVRLNQSVSGGSLIVNNKTYSKGIGMHANGMVEFDLPEGYTHFKALVGLDKAAVDQNTGASIQAMVFTQNPSGPEPAAKAKIKVDLKSLSLTSPCTITDLWTGKVVGNFTGEFAPMINRHGAGLYKITKAK from the coding sequence ATGAAGAGAAGTTTAAAGTTTGCTGCGCCGTTGCTATTGTCGGCTGCCTTAAGTTTAACAGCTAATGCACAGCAGCAAAAAAAGGATAATTCAATAACTAAAACCAATTTTCATGCCTGGGCACCTACGCCACCCATGGGTTGGAACAGCTGGGACTGCTTTGGCCCAACCGTTACCGAAGATGAGGTAAAAGCCAACGCCGATTATATGGCTGCGCATTTGAAATCGTCGGGTTGGAATTATGTGGTGGTAGATATCCGTTGGTTTGTAAGTAATGACAAGGCTAACGGCTATAACCAAACCGATCCGCAGTATAATATTGATGAGTACGGGCGTTTTACACCGGCCGTTAACCGGTTCCCGTCGGCAGCTGGCGGTAAGGGCTTTAAACCACTGGCTGATTATCTGCACGCCAAAGGTCTTAAGTTTGGCATTCACATTATGCGGGGCGTTCCGGTAATTGCGGTTAACCGCGGTTTACCAGTTAAAGGTACTAATGTAACGGCTAAAGATATCTACAGCACAAAAGACCAATGTAAATGGCTGCGCGACATGTACACCATAGTGCCCGGCAAACCCGGCGCCCAGGAATATTACAATTCCATATTTGAACTTTACGCCTCTTGGGGGCTGGACTTTGTAAAGATTGACGATTTATCGTCGCCCATTTATTTTGAAGGCGAGGTAGACATGATCCGCAAAGCAATAAACCGCACCGGCCGCAAAATTGTATTGAGCACATCGCCAGGCGAAACGCCTTTAGCGCACGCTTCGCATGTGAGGGCCAATGCCAATATGTGGCGTACCGTAGGCGATTTTTGGGATAGCTGGGAACAGCTGAAAGAGCATTTTGAGGTGTTTGACCGTTGGAATAAATGGCGTGCCTATGGCGCCTACCCTGACGGCGATATGTTGCCGATGGGCCATATCGGCATCAGAGCCGAGCGAGGTGCACCGCGCATGACGCGCTTTACCCGCGACGAGCAATACACGATGATGACGTTATGGGGTATTTTTAAATCGCCGATGATGTTCGGCGGTAACTTGCCCGATAACGACGCCTTTACCGACTCATTGCTGACCAACAAAGGCATGCTGGCTGTGCTTAAAAATAGCACCAACAACCGTCCGCTGTTCAACCACCCAGATCAGGCCGCCTGGACAGCCGACGAACCCGGAACCGGCGCCAAATATCTGGCTGTTTTTAACAAGACCGATAAACAATTGGCCGATCCGGCTAAAGCGATTTGGAAAAGCCATGTTATCAACCGGCAAACACCTGCGCAAAGTGAGATAATTGACGTTGACTTAAAAGGTGCTAAAAAACTGTACCTCGTAGCTGATAACAGCAGCGATGGCATTGACTGGGACCACACTGATTGGATAAACCCGGTTGTTTATAATGATAAGGACACGTTGCAACTAACGCAGTTGAAATGGCTGCAAGCCAAATCCGGATGGGGGAGTGTAAGATTAAACCAGTCCGTATCTGGCGGTAGCTTGATTGTAAATAATAAAACCTATAGCAAAGGCATAGGCATGCACGCTAATGGTATGGTCGAGTTTGATTTACCCGAAGGCTATACCCACTTTAAAGCGTTGGTTGGCTTAGACAAAGCCGCGGTCGATCAAAATACCGGCGCTTCTATTCAAGCTATGGTGTTTACCCAAAACCCATCAGGTCCGGAACCGGCTGCGAAAGCAAAAATTAAAGTAGATTTAAAGAGCTTAAGTCTGACATCACCTTGTACCATCACCGATTTATGGACCGGCAAGGTAGTGGGTAATTTTACAGGCGAGTTCGCACCAATGATTAATCGCCATGGTGCGGGATTGTATAAAATTACAAAGGCTAAGTAA
- a CDS encoding glycoside hydrolase family 43 protein, giving the protein MVKRIYMVKNIFTAIGIVCLAFAGKAYAQKTADSLYHFTSSGNPVITHKFTADPAPLVEGDTLWMFTGHDYAGGQTNYKMKDWCLFSTTDLKHWTEYPTPLKIADFAWDKSGGAFAAQVIKRNGKYYWYVSTNGSGIGVAVADRIQGPYKDALGKPLVTREDCFASTHSWTCIDPTVMIDDDGQAWLFWGNGVCYYAKLKPNMTEIERPVKKIDFAGMRFEEAPWIHKRKGKYYLSYASGFPETIDYAMADKIEGPYKYKGVLNEVAGNSNTNHEGMVEFKGKWYFFYHTGAIQRDGGSYSRSVCIDRMDYNKDGSIKRVVMTTEGVNR; this is encoded by the coding sequence ATGGTTAAGAGAATTTATATGGTTAAAAATATATTTACTGCCATTGGGATAGTTTGTTTAGCCTTTGCAGGTAAGGCTTACGCACAAAAAACAGCTGATTCCCTCTATCACTTTACCTCGTCGGGCAATCCTGTCATCACCCACAAATTTACGGCCGATCCGGCGCCACTGGTAGAGGGCGATACGCTTTGGATGTTTACCGGGCATGATTATGCCGGGGGGCAAACCAACTACAAAATGAAGGACTGGTGCTTGTTTTCAACCACCGATTTAAAGCACTGGACAGAGTACCCAACACCCTTAAAAATTGCCGATTTTGCCTGGGATAAAAGTGGCGGCGCGTTTGCGGCTCAAGTTATTAAGCGTAATGGCAAATATTACTGGTATGTCAGTACCAATGGGTCGGGTATTGGTGTGGCTGTGGCCGATAGGATACAAGGCCCTTATAAAGATGCCCTCGGCAAACCTTTGGTTACCCGCGAAGATTGTTTTGCGTCTACCCATAGCTGGACCTGCATCGATCCGACGGTGATGATTGATGACGACGGGCAGGCCTGGTTATTTTGGGGTAACGGCGTTTGCTATTACGCCAAGCTAAAACCTAACATGACCGAGATTGAACGCCCTGTAAAAAAGATTGACTTTGCAGGGATGCGCTTTGAAGAAGCACCGTGGATACACAAACGCAAGGGCAAATACTATCTATCGTATGCTTCGGGCTTTCCGGAAACGATAGACTACGCTATGGCTGATAAAATTGAAGGCCCTTATAAATATAAAGGTGTGCTTAACGAAGTGGCAGGCAATAGCAATACCAACCACGAGGGTATGGTAGAGTTTAAAGGCAAATGGTACTTTTTTTACCATACGGGTGCCATACAGCGCGACGGAGGCAGTTACAGCCGGTCGGTTTGCATCGACAGAATGGATTATAACAAGGATGGTTCTATCAAAAGGGTGGTAATGACTACTGAAGGTGTCAATCGATAA
- a CDS encoding glycoside hydrolase family 43 protein has product MNGKRLKVNKGFLFIATSILLASSNVMVQAQSLSKTNRQKVEADVRGITIPAGYTQNLHWDLPLDSVGKSGSLITWKSANPKYIDNKGRLVKLSPRSGAKINVLLSATVQSGTEKRSKTFKVIVAHQEQHYDGYLFTYFEGSGPGEQQEQLRFGASADAVHWSALNNNQPVVASSEISATGGIRDPHILRGEDEKTFYLVATDMHTTKDGWDYNPGITMLKSTDLIHWTHGIINLEKAYPQKFPNVKWVWAPQTIYDPAAGKYMVYFTVRQKDNPALDFYCAYANQDFTGFEAEPKLLFKAKYGAIDGDIIYKNGLYHFFYKGNTKNGEGKEVANGIQQAIGKTLHGPWIEDFKYVDAYSAKKVSVEGSGIFKLNNLEEFILMYDLYRDHRYEFQRSADLFNFSQTPESFTKNFNPRHGTVISLTRQEAERLNKQWGGVPAELLGKKASD; this is encoded by the coding sequence ATGAACGGTAAGCGCTTAAAAGTGAATAAAGGTTTTCTTTTTATTGCTACGAGTATACTGTTAGCCTCAAGCAATGTAATGGTGCAAGCGCAATCGCTCTCCAAAACTAATCGGCAAAAGGTAGAGGCTGATGTTAGGGGTATAACTATACCGGCTGGCTATACACAAAACTTACACTGGGATTTACCGCTGGATTCGGTTGGCAAAAGTGGAAGCCTTATTACCTGGAAATCGGCGAATCCAAAATATATAGATAACAAGGGCCGGTTAGTTAAACTTTCACCGCGTAGCGGCGCTAAAATCAATGTGTTGCTATCAGCTACGGTGCAATCAGGTACCGAAAAGCGGAGCAAAACATTTAAAGTTATTGTTGCTCACCAGGAGCAACACTATGATGGCTACTTGTTTACTTACTTTGAAGGCTCGGGTCCGGGCGAGCAGCAAGAGCAGCTACGCTTCGGCGCCAGTGCAGATGCCGTACACTGGAGTGCCCTCAACAATAACCAGCCTGTTGTTGCGTCGAGCGAAATCTCGGCTACCGGAGGTATCCGCGACCCTCATATTTTACGTGGCGAAGACGAAAAGACGTTTTACCTTGTTGCCACCGATATGCATACCACTAAAGATGGCTGGGATTACAATCCGGGTATCACTATGCTAAAATCAACCGATCTGATCCATTGGACGCATGGTATCATCAATCTCGAAAAAGCGTATCCTCAAAAATTTCCAAATGTAAAATGGGTCTGGGCGCCGCAAACTATTTATGATCCGGCGGCAGGCAAGTACATGGTGTATTTTACGGTTAGACAGAAAGACAACCCTGCACTCGACTTTTACTGCGCCTACGCTAATCAAGACTTTACAGGGTTTGAAGCAGAACCTAAGCTGCTGTTTAAAGCAAAATACGGCGCTATTGATGGAGATATTATTTATAAAAACGGGTTATACCACTTCTTCTACAAAGGCAACACCAAAAATGGAGAGGGCAAAGAGGTTGCCAACGGCATACAGCAGGCCATTGGCAAAACGCTGCACGGGCCGTGGATAGAAGATTTTAAGTACGTAGATGCTTATTCGGCCAAAAAAGTGTCGGTAGAAGGGTCTGGTATTTTTAAGTTAAATAACCTCGAAGAGTTCATTCTGATGTACGACTTGTACCGCGACCATCGCTATGAATTTCAGCGCAGTGCCGATTTATTCAACTTTAGCCAAACACCAGAATCTTTTACTAAAAACTTTAACCCAAGGCATGGTACCGTAATTAGCCTTACCCGGCAAGAAGCCGAACGGCTAAATAAGCAATGGGGTGGTGTTCCGGCCGAGTTGCTTGGCAAAAAAGCATCTGATTAA
- a CDS encoding ABC transporter permease, producing the protein MITKLDLKIAVRTFFKDKWYNFLNLTGLALGLAAFVLVMLYVDHEQSYDQWNPNINRIFLVEREIPTGPSPYTPGKLAALIKSQCPEVQETGRTNTALFKLPFFTSKGRFLIKQWVGADYSVATILGIKPRGFHLNLQSTTPTILLSQKTADVLFPGDSLLQNKSVNMMARNGMPMPVAGIAETAPGNTNLVFDCIGFAPDITSGKDQSYANQIYQTYVLVKPHTDIKRLAKKIDRLYKQAALSDTSQVARATVSKPGEIAIYLDPLKNLHLKPHYGSLNSYHLVNGLLILALVVLVVTGINFTNFYLAKANQRAKEVGIKKMNGMVKRQIATQFLLEILVQCIFAMVVALALVALGLPYFNRLLQVNLLFSGINVPIITQVGATMVLLTLLAGLYPAMVIAGFNPADVLRRDQLLKSGKLSWVRNAINVLQFACAIIFVIILFIVNRQVTYMKTQDVGFSARQVIYIDNLGLYNTPAKFKAVRDRVKSLPGVQHVTVASNLPGGFLPATYEFSARQNTAALNIVGVDYDYFETLSIPPQKGRIFSGAFEADSAGIVINQAAVSAMNLKQPIGETIEGCGGRYRVIGVIGNVKSNGFEQNVQPTVYVLNDHCGLSKTQIMINAEANAIPQLLNTLNRDWSNINKLDGDNFNYHFLDELYGQLFVKQEQLQTLLFWFSALAIGIASLGFFASAAYALRLRLKETAIRKIFGAGREQLLLTLSKPFFYLMALANLLAWPLAMLLAHHWLATFAYRVHISWVPFAMATGLSAFIVTITVCLQVLQIINFNPAVKLKE; encoded by the coding sequence ATGATAACTAAGCTGGACCTGAAAATTGCAGTTCGTACCTTTTTTAAAGATAAGTGGTACAACTTTTTAAACTTAACCGGTTTGGCGCTTGGTTTGGCGGCTTTTGTATTAGTAATGCTTTATGTTGACCACGAGCAAAGCTACGACCAATGGAACCCAAACATCAACCGGATATTTTTAGTAGAGCGTGAAATACCTACCGGCCCATCACCTTACACACCAGGCAAATTAGCAGCGCTAATTAAAAGTCAGTGCCCTGAGGTGCAAGAAACCGGGCGCACTAATACCGCCTTGTTCAAACTTCCTTTTTTTACTTCCAAAGGCCGTTTTCTTATCAAACAATGGGTAGGTGCCGATTATTCGGTTGCTACTATTTTGGGTATTAAACCCAGGGGCTTCCATTTAAATCTGCAAAGCACAACGCCCACCATACTCTTGTCACAAAAAACGGCGGATGTTCTGTTCCCGGGCGATAGCTTGTTGCAGAACAAATCGGTAAACATGATGGCGAGAAACGGTATGCCGATGCCCGTGGCCGGCATAGCCGAAACGGCACCAGGCAACACTAATTTAGTTTTTGATTGTATTGGCTTTGCGCCTGATATTACCTCTGGCAAAGACCAAAGCTATGCTAATCAAATTTATCAAACTTACGTTTTAGTAAAGCCTCATACTGATATAAAGCGGCTTGCCAAAAAAATAGACCGGCTTTACAAACAGGCCGCCCTGAGCGATACCAGCCAGGTGGCGCGCGCGACCGTTAGCAAGCCGGGCGAAATAGCTATTTATCTTGACCCGCTCAAAAACCTGCACCTCAAACCACATTATGGCTCTCTAAACAGCTATCATCTGGTAAACGGACTGTTGATACTGGCTTTAGTGGTATTGGTGGTAACCGGCATCAACTTCACCAACTTTTACCTGGCCAAAGCCAATCAGCGCGCTAAAGAAGTAGGTATAAAAAAGATGAACGGTATGGTTAAAAGACAAATTGCCACTCAATTTTTACTGGAGATTTTAGTGCAATGCATCTTTGCCATGGTAGTGGCGCTTGCACTTGTTGCGTTAGGTCTGCCTTACTTTAACCGACTGTTGCAAGTAAACTTACTTTTTTCCGGCATCAATGTTCCAATTATTACCCAAGTAGGTGCTACTATGGTATTACTTACACTGCTTGCCGGCCTTTATCCGGCAATGGTGATAGCGGGCTTTAACCCGGCTGATGTTTTACGACGGGATCAACTTTTAAAAAGCGGAAAGCTGTCGTGGGTTCGAAATGCCATTAATGTGCTGCAGTTTGCATGCGCTATTATTTTTGTAATTATTTTATTTATAGTAAACCGCCAGGTTACCTATATGAAAACCCAAGATGTTGGTTTTTCGGCCAGGCAGGTAATTTACATCGACAATTTAGGCCTGTATAACACGCCTGCAAAATTTAAGGCGGTTCGCGACCGTGTTAAATCTTTGCCGGGTGTACAGCATGTAACTGTAGCATCTAATTTGCCCGGCGGTTTCCTGCCTGCTACTTACGAGTTTTCGGCCCGGCAAAATACAGCAGCTTTAAATATTGTGGGCGTAGATTACGACTACTTTGAAACCCTCAGCATACCGCCTCAAAAAGGAAGAATTTTCTCTGGTGCTTTTGAGGCAGATAGTGCGGGCATCGTCATTAATCAAGCGGCCGTGAGCGCCATGAATTTGAAACAGCCTATTGGCGAAACCATTGAAGGCTGCGGTGGCAGGTACCGGGTTATTGGCGTTATTGGAAACGTGAAGTCTAACGGCTTTGAACAAAATGTACAACCTACTGTGTATGTGCTTAACGACCATTGTGGTTTATCAAAAACCCAAATCATGATTAATGCTGAGGCTAATGCAATCCCGCAACTGCTTAATACATTGAACCGCGACTGGAGCAACATTAATAAGCTTGATGGAGACAACTTTAATTATCACTTTTTGGATGAGCTGTACGGGCAGTTGTTTGTAAAACAGGAACAATTGCAGACGTTGTTGTTCTGGTTTTCTGCCTTGGCTATTGGTATAGCATCACTTGGCTTTTTTGCCTCTGCTGCGTATGCACTACGGTTGAGACTTAAAGAAACAGCCATCCGTAAAATATTTGGCGCCGGCCGGGAGCAATTGTTGCTTACTTTAAGCAAGCCTTTTTTTTATTTAATGGCACTGGCAAATCTGCTAGCCTGGCCATTAGCCATGCTGCTGGCTCATCATTGGTTAGCTACTTTTGCTTACCGTGTTCACATATCGTGGGTTCCGTTTGCTATGGCAACGGGACTTTCTGCGTTTATTGTAACCATCACCGTTTGCTTGCAGGTTTTGCAAATCATAAATTTCAATCCGGCAGTGAAATTAAAAGAGTGA
- a CDS encoding DUF808 domain-containing protein: MASGFFAILDDITALMDDVAVTAKVAARKTAGILGDDLAVNAEKATGFLSSRELPVLWAITKGSLLNKVIIVPIALLLNAFFPAAIKIILILGGFYLAYEGVEKIIEYLFHHPKQEHEVTEDKEQDPAAAEKAKIKSAVATDFILSIEIVIIALGTVLDQSLMVQIITVSAVALLATIGVYGIVALIVRMDDAGYKLIEGSHNKGFLTLLGTFLVKALPIIIRILAVVGTIALILVSGGIFVHNIDYLHHVLPNLPSFIKEVVFGLAAGLIAVGLAAGGKKVVSMVKN; this comes from the coding sequence ATGGCATCAGGCTTTTTTGCAATATTAGATGATATTACCGCTTTAATGGATGATGTAGCTGTAACGGCCAAGGTGGCGGCCCGCAAAACAGCAGGCATTTTAGGCGACGATTTAGCGGTAAACGCCGAAAAAGCAACTGGCTTTTTATCATCGAGAGAGCTGCCTGTGTTGTGGGCTATAACGAAAGGGTCATTGCTTAATAAAGTAATCATTGTACCCATAGCGTTGTTACTCAATGCATTTTTTCCTGCAGCTATCAAGATCATCTTGATTTTAGGTGGTTTTTACCTGGCTTACGAAGGCGTTGAAAAAATTATTGAATATCTTTTCCATCACCCCAAGCAAGAGCATGAGGTAACTGAAGATAAGGAGCAAGACCCAGCTGCTGCCGAAAAAGCCAAAATAAAATCGGCCGTTGCAACAGATTTTATTCTATCTATCGAAATTGTAATTATAGCCTTGGGTACTGTACTAGACCAAAGCCTCATGGTGCAAATTATAACCGTGTCGGCAGTAGCTTTATTAGCTACTATTGGTGTATATGGTATTGTGGCTTTAATTGTGCGGATGGACGATGCCGGTTATAAACTGATTGAAGGTTCGCATAACAAAGGTTTTTTAACCTTACTGGGCACCTTTTTGGTAAAAGCCTTACCGATTATCATCCGCATCTTAGCCGTTGTTGGTACTATTGCCTTAATACTCGTATCGGGCGGTATTTTTGTGCACAACATTGATTATTTGCATCACGTTTTGCCAAACCTACCTTCATTTATTAAAGAAGTTGTTTTTGGTTTAGCTGCCGGCTTAATCGCTGTCGGACTGGCTGCAGGAGGTAAGAAAGTTGTCAGCATGGTCAAAAATTAA